A window of Myxococcales bacterium genomic DNA:
CGAAGAAGAAGGCGGCGGCAAAGAAGCAAGCTGCAGCTAAAAAGAAGGCCGCAGCCAAGAAGAAAATAGCCGCAAAGAAGAAGCTGGCGGCGGTCAAGAAGAAAGCAGTGGCCAAGAAGAAGGCCGCCGCAAAGAAGAAGGCAGCGGCAAAGAAGAAGGCCGCAGCGATCGTCGCCAAGAAGAAAGCAGCCGACAAGAAGGCCGCCGCTCAAAAGAGGGCCGCCGAGGCTGCCGCCAAAGCCGCGGCCAAGGCCGCCGCAAAGCAGGAAGCCGCAGAAAAGAAAGCCGCGGAAGCCGCGGCCAAGGCCGCCCTACCGCCGCCGATCAAGCGCGGCAAAGCCAAGCCCACTGGCCCGCTTCACCCGAAGCTCGGATACAAGTGGGAGTGCTTCAGCTGCCAGGCAAAGTTCTACGACCTCAACAAAGAAGAGCCGGTCTGCCCCAAGTGCCAGACCGATCAGCGTGACAAGCCGAAAGAGCCCCCGACCGAGGCGCCCAAGAAGCGGGCGAGGAAGGCGAAGGTGCGGCCGATGGTCCCCATCTACGACGACGACGACTCACACCGCACCGGCGAGCAGAGCATCGAGGAAGGCGAACACGCACGTGCCGCCGGTGGGGAGAAGTTGTTTGAGGACGCCAGTACCGAAACCGACGTGGTTGACGCGGTGGAAGCCGCGGATGGAACTGGGGGAGTTGCCGGAACAGGTGGCGACGATGCGGATGCGCACCCGGAACCCCACGCCGATCCGGTCAAAATCGAAAACATCGAAGACAAATAGTCGAGGCGGCCGGAGGGTTTTTCAACGGGCTGCT
This region includes:
- a CDS encoding FYDLN acid domain-containing protein; amino-acid sequence: MSPAKKKAKTKAKAKAKVKKSPARRKPAVKALIKSAKKKAAAKKQAAAKKKAAAKKKIAAKKKLAAVKKKAVAKKKAAAKKKAAAKKKAAAIVAKKKAADKKAAAQKRAAEAAAKAAAKAAAKQEAAEKKAAEAAAKAALPPPIKRGKAKPTGPLHPKLGYKWECFSCQAKFYDLNKEEPVCPKCQTDQRDKPKEPPTEAPKKRARKAKVRPMVPIYDDDDSHRTGEQSIEEGEHARAAGGEKLFEDASTETDVVDAVEAADGTGGVAGTGGDDADAHPEPHADPVKIENIEDK